Below is a window of Callithrix jacchus isolate 240 chromosome 15, calJac240_pri, whole genome shotgun sequence DNA.
ggtcttgagctcctaggcAGCATCATTTTTTCTAAGTGTTAAACTGGCAACAACCCAAATTCCTAGCATAAGGGTTATGCTTAAAATATCTAGCTCTCTGATGGAAtatcttcaaataatatttaatgaccTTAAATCTCAGACAAAAAGGTAAGGGGACAAAATGAGAAGCCCATTTCTATACAACCCCAATTTGGAAAAACACATGTGCAGGTATACCCATGTTAAAaagtatagaagaaaaaaaaaagctttaaagaaaaaaattaatagtaatcATATTGGGGTGGGGGTAGCATTATTTTTATTCTcgataatttctatatttttaaactctATAATTTTATCAGGGGAAAACCTTATGTTGGGGAAATTAATTGATCGATTGAGTGACTGGTTAATGGACAGCGTACGATAACTCATAATCTTCGGGTTCGAGTCCCCTTTAGGCCGCAGACGTCTTGCGTCTTCTCGGGTGTCCAAGTCGCACATCTGTACAATGAGGGGTAATATACTAGATTACCTGAGGTTTTCTTACTGCAAAAACACCCGTGTCTGAGGGTTTCCCAATGGAATTTGGGGGCCGGATTGACTTCGGAGCTGGAGCTCATAAAGGCCAGGGCTGCGGCAGATTTTGACGCTTTGCGGACCCCGTCCCCCCACACCCACAACTTCCGCGCACAGCGCAGGTTTTCTTCGCTGCTGGTGAGATCCAAAGCCCACACCATCCTGGTAAACTGGGACAGCGCCGCTTCTCACATCACTATGGGGGTTTCTACTCCATGGCGGAGAAAGGACAGAACTGCTGCCTTCAATGCGCTTTTGCGTCATCCGGTACTAACCTCCGGCCACATTGTTCCCCACTCCAAACTGCCACTTTCCCAGGTGGGTTTATCTAAATATACCCCATTTACAGACTTCTCAGGTGCATCATTTAAGAACAGGGCGCTCTGCAGTTTGCAAATCACCTCTGACAACTCCAGGTTCCTAACATAATGTAATGGATGACATTATGAGCAGAGTGGAATCCAAATTTGAGACATTTAACTTTCATGTTCTAACTATGCACCTTTTCAAAGTCTTGTAATACATAGGCCCAGTGTAGCAAAATGAGCGTCGCGAGCCAGCCAGGAGTCGAACCTAGAATCTTCTGATCCGTAGTCAGACGCGTTATCCATTGCGCCACTGGCCCCGAGCTAGCTGGGTTTCCTCCGTGATGGCTGATCACTCCCTACGCAGTTTGAACAGGCTTCCGGGCACCGGCAATCCATTTTACCCCAGCGCCACAGCTCCCGCAGCTCCGCCTTTCCCCCCAACCCGCTCCGCCAATCCGCAGCGGGTACGTCACGGCGCTTTTCGTCGCACTTCGATCCGACGCTGCCTCTCTCGCGTGCTCTAGCTCGCGCACTAGTTTGTCCTCCACTGCCACCCGTTCAGGCCGGCTCTCTGCTAGGCGGGGAAAGGGGTGGGACGAGGCTGGTCGCTGCGGCCGCCGTGCCAGGGTGACCGGTAGCGCTGCAGCCGAGGTggcggcgcggggcggggcgggcggaGAGCGAAGGAAGGAGGTGGTTGTGCAGGATGGCGGCGGCGGCCTACGAGCAGCTGAAGCTGTGAGTCCCGCGGGCCGGAGTCCTGAGGGGTGGCGGGCGGGGCGGCAGGTGTGGGCTCCGGTCTCGGGGAGGGCTCCTGAGTCCCGGGCGGCAGATAGGGTGTGGGAGCTCCTCGCACTTACCGGTCTTCCTCGTCCGGCGCGGCCTCTCCTAGGCCTCACCCGAGCAGCCATGGGCCGGGAATCAGGGGCTCGCCGGCTTTTCTCCACCATGCTCGGCCCCAGCGCCCACGGCTGGAGAGAGAAGCTGCAGACTGGCCCACAACGAGCCCAGGTCGGCGTAGTGATGCGGCCCTTCCGGGCAGGCTTGTCCCCCACTTTCTATGGAGAGCTAGCGACTAAATTTATCTGTATGACTTAGCAGAGAATAATAGTTTCTCTTACTTAACGGACCTACAGCAGCACTTTAGAGTCTACACACAAAtcaacaaatttttgttttggttacagCCTATCTGGGCCACCGAAGCCTGCCTGACCAGTCTTCAGGGTGCAGAAAAAATTTAGTCAGTACTCTTAAGGACCTGAAGAAGTTTACTTTGGTTTAAATTTTATACAGCTCCAGCCTAAAGCAGGTTCTTGAGTCTGTGTCGACAGCCGGAGGCTAATCTCGAGAATTTTGGCACTGCAAATTGACTTTTTGGTAAATCCAAGTTCTTGAGTCTTTGAGAGAGAGGCTCTGTTTAAGAATTCTAAAATCGGTGTTTTTAAGGACTTTGGCTTGTCTTGGATTAAAGAACAACACGTGTTTATTTCCCTTAGTGTTACCCATTAGCGTCTACACTCTTCTTGTCTGAGTAATTTTGTTCTACTCAACTTCGTGTTTCATGCTTTACCCCTAGGCTGTTTGAAAATCTGGTGGCCACAGGCTGGGAATATCTGGTAGGAGaaacaaatgtcatttttaaGAAGCTTGTGTATCCCTATATAGGCTAAAATATCTTGGCACTTAGGCATAGATACcacatttcctttgcagggaaatgacATCAAAATGTGGTTTGGGCACGTATGCTCCTCAGACTTCAAGCTCACTAATAACTTACTGCAAGGTTCAGCAGAAAGTTAGACCTGCAAAATTCAGAGAGGCCATCTCTCTGAATGTGTGAATTGTATGTGTTGCAGGAAAGATGATGATTGCTTTTTCTGCAGTCCACCCCCTTTGCCATTTCTGTTTACTGTAATGAATGTAATTGGGAACCGTAGCTGCATATGCACACTTCCCTCCACATTTTCCTCTCCACCTTTCcgtattttctcccagttcctCTTGGCAAAGTGCTCACCTTGTCCTTGGTGAAAGAGTTGAAGGAAATGTCTTCCACTACGTTTCTGGCCAGGCCATTGTCACATGTGCTCTGCCAGCTAATTAGGTTATTGTCTATCTGATAGGCACTGAAGGGTTTCATGTGATCCTACACCAGGTCTCAAATGTGTTTAAGCAATATGGTGCCTTGGCTTGATGCAGCTTAGCGTTAGGTTACAGGATGCAGTTGAATTTTCCTGTGGCAAAGATTGAATAGGATGGAGAACTTCAGAATTATGATGATTGTTTTTCAGCTGCCAGGACACTAAATTTAACCAGTTCAGACCTTAAAACAAACCAAAGACCTCTGTATacttaaagagaaaggaaatttgtCCCTTAAGTACTAAGAATGATgtttttgtattgatttttgtGAGAAGTGGAAGCTCTTAAATTATTGGGGTGATAGAGTCAAACTGGTGTTATGTGAAAGTCATTCTCTCATTTGTCAGTCCTCTTTATCCCCTGAAAAAATTAAGTTTTGAGTGTTTCTGTAAATGTGAAGATGCAACTTTTTTGCAACTTTATCAAGGAATTTATGACTTagaatctccattttttttcccttccttttggcCATTCCTGCTCTGAGGCTACTGTTGAAGGTTTTAAAATGTGGCTCCTGCCCTAAGGAGTACTCTTTTTTGGATGTATTTAGAAGTGAAATTGGTTTCTGTGTAAGAACTGGTAGGGGATAGTAGCCGTTTTGAAAATGTGTCTAGAGATGTGTTTTAAGAAATATCCATGCAAAAGAGAtagtttgattattttattacataagtATTGCTAAAGGATTTAGTGGAATGATGaagtgcttgtttttttcttttgtttcatttggtttttaaagagatgaggtctcattctgttgcccaggctggagtatagtggtttgatcatagctcactgcagcctcgaacttctagTCTCAAGCAAacctccaacttcagcctcccgaggagctaggactacagatgcacaccaccatctGTAGTCTACTTGGGATTTTAAATGATACTCTCTGCATTATGCTATGCATTTTTTTCAGCCCATCTCTGCCCTGTtgaatttcatctttttaatgcTCTGGTTTTATCCTCTACTTTCCTGCTTACAATTTCCAGTTCCATCTTACTGACCTATAGGATCAAGTTTGTATTTCTTAGCCATCTGTGTATTCTAGCCTCTTTATAGTCTATCAcctaattttatttccttgtaaCTGCCCGGAGCCTTTTCCCCACTTCTGCAAAACTTTGCTCATCTTCTTCTAGCTTTAAACTTGGGCATTATTTTGATCCTTCTACCCAGAATGCCTTCCTCTCTGCTCTCTTTATATGCTGGTCACATCCATGATAGAGCCAAGAGATCTCAGGTTTTTTTTAGTCAGAATGGGTATGGATTCATATATTAACTTGACTACTTGTCCTGGGCATAGTACTTAATCCTTCTGAACTgtcaatctgtaaaatgggaatgttgATACTTAGGATTATTGTAAGGTTTGACagagagttttttattttttgtgagacagggtcccactttgtcacccaggctggagtgcagtggcatcagctcagctcactgcagcctcaaccgtccaggctcaagtgatcctcccgcctcagaccCCCAAacctctgggactacaggtgcacatcactgtgcctggctg
It encodes the following:
- the LOC144579519 gene encoding uncharacterized protein LOC144579519 — protein: MVEKSRRAPDSRPMAARVRPRRGRAGRGRPVSARSSHTLSAARDSGALPETGAHTCRPARHPSGLRPAGLTASAARRPPPPSCTTTSFLRSPPAPPRAATSAAALPVTLARRPQRPASSHPFPRLAESRPERVAVEDKLVRELEHAREAASDRSATKSAVTYPLRIGGAGWGERRSCGSCGAGVKWIAGARKPVQTA